The following is a genomic window from Acidimicrobiia bacterium.
CACGGCCGACCCGAGATCCTTGAGCTCGCGGATCGCCGCCACCACGACCTCAGCGGCGAGCGGCGCGAGCCCCAACGTCGGCTCGTCGGCGATGAACACCTTGGGTGGCTGCGCGAGCACGGGCGCCAAGCTCAGCATCTGCTGCTCACCACCTGACAGCAAGCCCGCGAGCTGGTCTCTCCGCTCACCGAGGATCGGGAAGCGCACATATGCCTTCTCCATCTCCTCCGAGGCTCTGAGCAGCACACGCAGGTTCTCCTCCACGGAGAGTCCCGGGAAGATTCCGCGCGCTTCAGGCACGAGCAACAACCCATCTCGGGCCCGCTGGTACGCCGCATGGGTCGTCACGTCTTCGCCGCCGAGCAGCACTCGACCACTCGTCGAGGTCAGTGCGCCCGCCGCGACCGCGCACACCGTGGACTTCCCCGCGCCGTTCGCGCCGAGCAACGCCACGATCTCACCGGGGTGCACCGCCAACGACACTCCGTGCAGCACCTCGCCCCCGCCGTAGCCCGCGACGACTCGATCGATCGCGAGCGCCGTCCCTTCCACGACGACGGCGGGTGCGGCCACGGTCTCGGCGTCCACTTCGGCCTCGTCCTTGCGTTCGATCGCGGCTTCGGCCGCCAGGATGCGCGCCTTGCGCTCGCGCTCCAGCCGCTTCTCGACGCGCTCGTGGCCTACCAACGCCAACAGGCCGTCGGGGTTCTTGGCCAAGTTGATCGCGCCGAGGCCGAACAGGATCGGCGTGAAGAACGAAGAGGTCGTGAGCGTGGTGAAGTCCTCGCCACCGATCACGTCGCCACCAAGCCAGCTGAAGATCTGCTGGGAGCAAGCGAACGCCAGCCCCGCGAGCAGCGCACCGCCGGGGCGACGAATCCCAAACGTAACCGCGACCGTCAGCCAGATGAGCGCAAGAAGCGGCGGCGCGCTTCCACGCGTGATCGTGAAGTTGATCATTCCGTACAGCGCGCCACCGACGCCGGCGATGGCAGCCGAGAGCGCGAAGAGCATCATCTTCTGCTTCGCCGGCGAGATGCCAGAGGTCTGTGCCGCTACCTCGGAGCTGCGCACCGCGAGCATCGCTCTCCCGGTGGGCGACCGGAAGAGGCTGTGGATGAGCAACGTGAACGCGCCGAAGAACACGAAGCCCAGGAGCACTTGATGATGCGTTTGGGAGAAGTCGAGGCCGTCCTGGGGCCCGGGGAGCACGAGCTCGGCAAGTTCGTTGAGGCCGGGGATGTCGAGCGTTGGTGCCCGAATGATCCACCCCAACGTCGACCGACCGATCGGCTCGTAGTCGAAAAAGGTGGCCTGGGTGAAGAAGGCGAGTACGAGCGTGCCGAGGGCCAGGTACAGAGCGCCCAGTCGCCTCACGAGCACAGAGATCACCGCGCCGATCGAGCCGGCAACAGCCGCCGCGAACAGCAGCGCCCACATGAAGTTCGCTTGACCGTCGTCGGACACGAATGGGATCCAGCTTGGCCACTCGAGCTCGAGCGCGTACCCCGCGGCGAAGCCGCCCGCGATCACGAACGTCCCCTGCGCCAGGCTCACCATGCCGCCGATGCCGGTCACGACCACGAACGACAAGAAGATCAGGCCGACCACGAGACCCTTTGCGATGAGTCCGGCTTCGTAGGTATCCGCTTGGGCCCATCCCGCGCCGAACCACTGGAAGGAGAACGCCGCGAGCAGGACCGTGAAGATCACC
Proteins encoded in this region:
- a CDS encoding ATP-binding cassette domain-containing protein, which produces MQRFFSLTVSGLVTGAIYSIMASGLVLAYQTSGIFNFGHGAVAFAVAYFYFQIHTGEGVHWIPSLILSVLVFAPLLGLLLDRVLLRRLAAAPVYARIVGTIGLVIALPALVQWLCEVFGEAIFGLGLQSARVARTTGETPGIGPDERVVFHPFDIAIDNNQIAIFVAAALSAGALWYILRRTRIGLSMRVVVDRRELASLRGINDARTSQAAWVLTMMLAGLAGILITPLFQLGDYLYTGVVFASLFAIALSGLRSIPIAFVGGLVLGVMQNLVAGYANDILPSAIADLSGLKASIPYLATLLVLFIQAGRVKAREAGSVTDERPPRDHREGLSPMRRRLPWVIFTVLLAAFSFQWFGAGWAQADTYEAGLIAKGLVVGLIFLSFVVVTGIGGMVSLAQGTFVIAGGFAAGYALELEWPSWIPFVSDDGQANFMWALLFAAAVAGSIGAVISVLVRRLGALYLALGTLVLAFFTQATFFDYEPIGRSTLGWIIRAPTLDIPGLNELAELVLPGPQDGLDFSQTHHQVLLGFVFFGAFTLLIHSLFRSPTGRAMLAVRSSEVAAQTSGISPAKQKMMLFALSAAIAGVGGALYGMINFTITRGSAPPLLALIWLTVAVTFGIRRPGGALLAGLAFACSQQIFSWLGGDVIGGEDFTTLTTSSFFTPILFGLGAINLAKNPDGLLALVGHERVEKRLERERKARILAAEAAIERKDEAEVDAETVAAPAVVVEGTALAIDRVVAGYGGGEVLHGVSLAVHPGEIVALLGANGAGKSTVCAVAAGALTSTSGRVLLGGEDVTTHAAYQRARDGLLLVPEARGIFPGLSVEENLRVLLRASEEMEKAYVRFPILGERRDQLAGLLSGGEQQMLSLAPVLAQPPKVFIADEPTLGLAPLAAEVVVAAIRELKDLGSAVLLVEEKAREVMALADTVAFMELGRIVWSGPREEADAERLAAGYLGATTT